A single genomic interval of Primulina huaijiensis isolate GDHJ02 chromosome 7, ASM1229523v2, whole genome shotgun sequence harbors:
- the LOC140981715 gene encoding ASC1-like protein isoform X1 — MGFLEVTKSVDWKQEFYPQYEDFVVLPFFAIFFPTVRFLLDRFVFEKIGRRLIFGKGMQDIENESREQKKKIRKFKESAWKCIYFLSAEIFALAVTYDEPWFKNTKYFWVGPGNQSWPDQKCKLKLKGLYMYTGGFYVYSIFALIFWETRRSDFGVSMGHHVATLILIIFSYTSRFVRVGSIVLALHDASDVFLEVGKMSKYSGAETLASFSFVLFVLSWVLLRLIYYPFWVLWSTSYEVTQIWDKEKLKLKGSIYYYIFNFLLFSLLVLHIYWWVLMLRMLVKQVLARGKVSDDVRSDSEDEDLHED; from the exons ATGGGCTTTCTTGAGGTGACGAAATCTGTGGACTGGAAGCAAGAATTCTACCCGCAATATGAAGATTTCGTTGTGCTACCTTTCTTCGCAATCTTCTTTCCTACTGTTCGGTTTCTCCTTGACAGATTTGTTTTCGAG AAGATCGGAAGGCGTCTAATATTTGGAAAAGGAATGCAAGACATTGAAAATGAATCACGAGAGCAAAAGAAGAAAATACGCAAATTCAAGGAGTCAGCATGGAAATGTATTTACTTCCTTTCTGCTGAGATTTTTGCTCTAGCCGTGACATATGACGAACCTTGGTTCAAAAATACCAAATATTTTTGGGTTGGGCCTGGAAACCAATCTTGGCCTGACCAAAAGTGCAA GTTGAAACTGAAAGGTCTCTATATGTATACTGGTGGATTCTACGTATACTCCATCTTTGCTTTGATATTTTGGGAAACAAGGCGATCTGATTTTGGAGTTTCTATGGGTCATCATGTTGCAACTTTAATTCTCAttatattttcttacacatcAAG GTTTGTGCGTGTTGGTTCAATTGTTTTAGCTCTTCACGATGCTAGCGATGTGTTTCTTGAAGTAGGGAAGATGTCTAAATACAGTGGTGCAGAAACATTGGCGAGCTTCTCATTTGTGCTTTTTGTCTTATCTTGGGTCCTACTCCGTCTCATTTACTATCCGTTCTGGGTCCTATGGAGTACGAG TTACGAAGTGACTCAGATATGGGACAAGGAGAAACTCAAATTGAAAGGCTCTATCTACTACTATatcttcaattttcttcttttctcGTTGCTCGTTCTTCATATCTACTGGTGGGTGTTGATGTTACGGATGCTTGTCAAGCAAGTCCTTGCGAGGGGCAAAGTTAGCGATGATGTTCGATCTG ATTCTGAAGATGAAGATCTGCACGAAGATTGA
- the LOC140981715 gene encoding ASC1-like protein isoform X2, with the protein MKISLCYLSSQSSFLLFGFSLTDLFSSLHNFACINMLQKIGRRLIFGKGMQDIENESREQKKKIRKFKESAWKCIYFLSAEIFALAVTYDEPWFKNTKYFWVGPGNQSWPDQKCKLKLKGLYMYTGGFYVYSIFALIFWETRRSDFGVSMGHHVATLILIIFSYTSRFVRVGSIVLALHDASDVFLEVGKMSKYSGAETLASFSFVLFVLSWVLLRLIYYPFWVLWSTSYEVTQIWDKEKLKLKGSIYYYIFNFLLFSLLVLHIYWWVLMLRMLVKQVLARGKVSDDVRSDSEDEDLHED; encoded by the exons ATGAAGATTTCGTTGTGCTACCTTTCTTCGCAATCTTCTTTCCTACTGTTCGGTTTCTCCTTGACAGATTTGTTTTCGAG TTTGCACAACTTCGCTTGTATTAATATGCTGCAGAAGATCGGAAGGCGTCTAATATTTGGAAAAGGAATGCAAGACATTGAAAATGAATCACGAGAGCAAAAGAAGAAAATACGCAAATTCAAGGAGTCAGCATGGAAATGTATTTACTTCCTTTCTGCTGAGATTTTTGCTCTAGCCGTGACATATGACGAACCTTGGTTCAAAAATACCAAATATTTTTGGGTTGGGCCTGGAAACCAATCTTGGCCTGACCAAAAGTGCAA GTTGAAACTGAAAGGTCTCTATATGTATACTGGTGGATTCTACGTATACTCCATCTTTGCTTTGATATTTTGGGAAACAAGGCGATCTGATTTTGGAGTTTCTATGGGTCATCATGTTGCAACTTTAATTCTCAttatattttcttacacatcAAG GTTTGTGCGTGTTGGTTCAATTGTTTTAGCTCTTCACGATGCTAGCGATGTGTTTCTTGAAGTAGGGAAGATGTCTAAATACAGTGGTGCAGAAACATTGGCGAGCTTCTCATTTGTGCTTTTTGTCTTATCTTGGGTCCTACTCCGTCTCATTTACTATCCGTTCTGGGTCCTATGGAGTACGAG TTACGAAGTGACTCAGATATGGGACAAGGAGAAACTCAAATTGAAAGGCTCTATCTACTACTATatcttcaattttcttcttttctcGTTGCTCGTTCTTCATATCTACTGGTGGGTGTTGATGTTACGGATGCTTGTCAAGCAAGTCCTTGCGAGGGGCAAAGTTAGCGATGATGTTCGATCTG ATTCTGAAGATGAAGATCTGCACGAAGATTGA
- the LOC140980263 gene encoding uncharacterized protein gives MDDVITDIPPPSRFLLEDLNNFTPPPPPLPSPLLVFSSTDSKSSYSPSLLIIAKSSPSIHFLHHLSSKTLIGTLVLPEIPFTGNSLEPSLKDKSCNIYSLNDDDKLIMIVLVQFCVSSERSHTVAKLLIGEKIIPQRVLILDSIQSCNFRGKLSSDEASAFKLETSLERKNSEAGDSSLIKGLDYYPSGSVVDGLAAALLGRCQLKKIPGTLCVSWPDLGIQVMSLVKSILVKNLLTGITCSSSKDYEDEYVRLSRRKDVIDSDLYT, from the coding sequence ATGGATGATGTGATAACAGATATCCCACCGCCTTCGAGATTTTTGTTAGAAGATCTCAACAACTTCACACCGCCACCACCTCCATTGCCATCTCCGTTGCTGGTGTTCTCATCTACCGATTCCAAGAGTAGCTATTCTCCTTCACTCCTAATTATCGCCAAATCTTCCCCATCTATTCACTTTTTACACCACCTGTCCTCCAAAACTCTTATCGGGACACTTGTTCTTCCTGAGATCCCCTTTACTGGAAACTCTCTTGAACCCTCACTTAAAGACAaatcatgcaacatatattCCCTCAATGATGATGATAAGTTGATTATGATCGTCTTGGTTCAGTTTTGTGTTTCCTCAGAGAGGTCTCACACAGTAGCAAAGTTACTCATAGGTGAAAAGATCATACCACAAAGAGTTTTGATTTTAGATTCTATTCAAAGCTGTAACTTCCGAGGTAAGCTTTCATCTGACGAGGCAAGTGCCTTCAAGTTGGAAACATCAttggaaagaaaaaattctGAGGCTGGAGATTCATCGCTTATAAAAGGATTAGATTACTACCCATCAGGAAGTGTGGTGGATGGCTTGGCCGCTGCTCTGTTGGGTCGATGTCAGTTGAAGAAGATCCCCGGGACTTTGTGCGTTTCATGGCCTGATTTAGGCATTCAGGTGATGTCATTGGTGAAATCTATTCTAGTTAAGAATCTTTTAACTGGCATAACTTGCAGTAGTAGCAAGGATTATGAGGATGAATATGTAAGGTTAAGTCGTCGGAAGGATGTTATCGATTCCGACTTATATACATGA
- the LOC140981539 gene encoding F-box/FBD/LRR-repeat protein At1g13570, with protein MENDFDQDQIGELPQSIIEIILAKLPIRDAVRTSILSRRWRFRWASLTHLVFDDNCVIYDDDRSVVENNLLNFITKLLFLHNGPIHKFAITTSYLQGAPDVDQWLLFISRKEVRELVLELGEGEWFRAPSCLFSCKKLTRLELVRCELEIPPNFRGFLCLKYLNLQQVLIPPSDIEYLISSCPLLESMTLSYFDSLELTVHAPKLKYLILEGEFKDICLANTPNLVAISVGMYMTDDIAEHFEHSSSCNFNKFLGGVPKLQRLIGHIYFTKYLSIGNRRGWNSFTYHHLKFIELYQVSFDDEKEVCVVLQLIENSPNLLELQISGSSTSSAATRNIDLDFWDRKLSSNFMFHRLKTVKMADVFGVPSELNFIKYLLEHSPVLELMSVTPSLYVRDRRLSMSIDMLSFRRASPQATVIFNPDHQA; from the exons ATGGAAAATGATTTTGATCAAGATCAGATAGGTGAACTGCCTCAAAGCATCATTGAAATCATCCTCGCGAAGCTTCCGATAAGAGATGCTGTAAGAACGAGCATATTGTCGAGAAGATGGAGGTTTAGATGGGCCTCGCTGACGCATCTTGTGTTCGATGACAATTGTGTAATCTATGACGATGATAGATCGGTTGTCGAAAACAATCTTTTGAACTTCATCACCAAGCTTTTGTTCCTACATAATGGGCCGATTCATAAGTTTGCTATAACTACATCATACTTGCAGGGCGCTCCTGATGTTGATCAATGGCTTCTTTTCATTTCACGGAAAGAAGTCAGAGAATTGGTTCTTGAATTAGGAGAAGGTGAGTGGTTTAGGGCACCATCTTGTCTTTTTTCTTGTAAGAAGCTGACTCGTTTGGAGCTTGTTCGATGTGAACTGGAAATCCCACCAAACTTCAGAGgatttttgtgtttgaaataccTCAATCTTCAGCAAGTCTTAATTCCCCCTTCCGATATTGAATATCTCATTTCAAGTTGCCCCCTTCTCGAGAGCATGACATTGTCTTACTTTGATAGCTTAGAGCTCACCGTCCATGCCCCAAAacttaaatacttgattttagaAGGCGAATTCAAGGATATTTGTCTTGCTAACACTCCAAATTTGGTTGCTATATCTGTTGGTATGTATATGACTGATGACATTGCTGAGCACTTCGAACATAGTTCTAGTTGTAACTTCAATAAGTTTCTTGGTGGTGTTCCCAAGCTTCAGAGGCTCATTGGGCATATATACTTCACAAAA TATTTAAGTATTGGTAATCGTCGAGGATGGAATTCGTTTACCTATCACCACTTAAAATTTATTGAGTTATATCAAGTTAGCTTTGATGACGAGAAAGAGGTGTGTGTTGTACTTCAACTAATTGAGAACTCCCCCAATTTGCTAGAGCTGCAAATATCC GGTTCCTCAACTTCATCAGCTGCGACCAGAAATATTGATTTGGATTTTTGGGATAGAAAATTATCTTCTAATTTCATGTTTCATCGGTTGAAAACTGTGAAGATGGCTGATGTTTTTGGTGTGCCAAGtgaactgaattttatcaagTATTTACTTGAGCATTCACCTGTTCTTGAGTTAATGAGTGTAACACCGAGCCTATATGTGCGTGATAGAAGGTTGAGTATGTCAATAGATATGTTGAGCTTTCGTCGGGCTTCCCCACAAGCAACAGTCATTTTTAACCCTGATCATCAAGCATGA